A window of Mucilaginibacter paludis DSM 18603 contains these coding sequences:
- a CDS encoding RHS repeat protein — translation MNRYTGSQLLYDNKKQDAHYEYYLHGPLARLELGDQYGKVQGIDYAYTLQGWLKGVNGQQLNPQTDMGADGYTGHSDNGSIARDAYGYALGYYRGDYRPIGGTTYTAFNLPYQNQTGDITGQNLYNGNISNSTLAISALNSGAPAGYTYHYDQLNRLKNTRQHNGISGTSWNRNSITANYAEDLSYDANGNIQTVNRNSNAGNMDNLFYRYSMDANGYTSSNRLNAVTDIASDGAYTDDLKNQTDATNYHYDAIGNLIHDTQSGIDSINWTVYGKIQSIYKTTGGISYTYNPAGQRISKTAGNKTTWYVRDAQGNTLALYDSLTIAGSSTMWREQHLYGSSRLGIWTPNINANQGNSITVWDTLGRKYYELNNHLGNVLATLTDRRVQQDNGNAASPDYLADVATAQDYYPFGSLMPGRQYTANGVNYRYSFNGKEDDKDITGGGQDYGARIYDKRLGRFLSVDPIAKQYPELTPYQFGSNSPIQNIDLDGLEGAWNGAWLLKQGYETLKNWWNSESVASNVIVVGTGTRLGMLPTTYKEKEKNGTAVIMLMAFSLDNAKSEMYTKAIASSVTDKVPEVTKPAVTTTNQQATAINNGNTEAAESNTTALNPLQTGPYKILKAQNAKSGFSMDHIPSFGSLKRTEEQRLGRSLTALEESTLKENSLTLAIKTKMHMKTSETFGGRNTAVRQKADSQNPLEAIRSNVNAYRPELLKQGYSNKDIDLVIQDLSVPFKSIVPLK, via the coding sequence TTGAACCGCTACACAGGCAGCCAGCTACTGTACGATAATAAAAAGCAGGACGCGCATTACGAATATTACCTGCACGGCCCGCTGGCGCGGCTGGAATTGGGCGACCAGTACGGCAAGGTACAGGGGATAGACTATGCCTATACGCTGCAAGGCTGGCTAAAAGGCGTAAACGGGCAGCAACTGAACCCGCAAACCGACATGGGCGCCGACGGCTATACCGGGCATAGCGATAACGGCAGCATAGCGCGGGACGCCTACGGCTACGCGCTGGGCTATTACCGCGGCGACTACCGCCCGATAGGAGGCACTACCTATACGGCCTTTAACCTGCCCTACCAAAACCAAACAGGCGATATCACGGGGCAGAACCTGTACAACGGCAATATCAGCAACAGTACTTTGGCTATCAGTGCGCTTAACAGCGGCGCCCCGGCAGGCTATACCTACCACTATGACCAGTTGAACCGGCTGAAAAATACAAGGCAGCATAACGGCATCAGCGGAACAAGCTGGAACCGGAACAGCATCACGGCCAATTACGCCGAAGACCTGAGCTATGACGCCAACGGCAACATCCAAACAGTTAACCGGAACAGCAACGCGGGCAATATGGATAACCTGTTTTACCGTTACAGCATGGATGCCAATGGGTACACCAGCAGCAACCGGCTTAACGCGGTAACCGATATAGCCAGCGACGGGGCTTATACGGATGACCTGAAAAACCAAACGGACGCCACCAATTACCATTATGACGCAATCGGCAACCTGATCCACGACACCCAATCAGGCATCGACAGTATCAACTGGACGGTATACGGCAAAATACAAAGTATCTATAAAACTACCGGCGGCATCAGCTATACGTATAACCCCGCAGGGCAGCGGATCAGTAAGACAGCCGGCAATAAAACCACGTGGTACGTGCGCGACGCGCAGGGTAACACGCTGGCGCTGTACGATAGCCTAACTATCGCGGGCAGCAGCACGATGTGGCGCGAGCAGCACCTGTACGGCAGCAGCAGATTAGGTATCTGGACACCAAATATCAACGCGAACCAGGGCAATTCGATCACGGTATGGGATACCCTGGGTAGGAAGTACTATGAGCTGAACAACCACTTAGGCAACGTACTGGCCACGCTGACCGACAGGCGTGTGCAGCAGGATAACGGTAATGCGGCAAGCCCGGATTATTTAGCTGATGTGGCTACGGCTCAGGATTATTATCCTTTCGGCAGTTTGATGCCGGGGAGGCAGTATACGGCTAACGGTGTAAATTATCGGTATTCATTTAATGGAAAAGAGGATGATAAGGATATTACTGGTGGAGGTCAGGACTATGGAGCACGTATTTATGATAAAAGGTTGGGAAGATTTTTGAGTGTGGATCCGATTGCAAAACAATATCCAGAATTGACCCCATATCAGTTTGGTTCTAATAGTCCTATCCAAAATATTGATTTAGATGGTTTGGAAGGTGCTTGGAATGGAGCTTGGCTTCTTAAGCAAGGTTATGAAACGTTGAAAAATTGGTGGAACAGTGAAAGTGTTGCGAGTAATGTCATTGTGGTGGGAACAGGCACGCGTTTAGGAATGTTACCCACCACTTATAAAGAAAAGGAAAAGAATGGTACTGCGGTAATCATGCTCATGGCTTTTTCATTAGACAATGCTAAAAGTGAAATGTATACTAAAGCGATCGCATCTTCTGTCACAGACAAAGTTCCTGAAGTTACTAAGCCAGCTGTAACCACGACAAATCAGCAAGCGACAGCTATTAATAATGGAAATACTGAAGCTGCTGAATCAAATACAACGGCTTTAAATCCGTTACAAACTGGGCCGTATAAAATATTGAAGGCCCAAAATGCTAAATCAGGATTTAGTATGGATCATATTCCTTCTTTTGGATCCTTAAAGCGTACAGAAGAACAACGACTTGGGCGTTCATTGACTGCATTGGAGGAAAGTACCTTAAAGGAAAATTCTTTAACTTTAGCCATTAAAACTAAAATGCATATGAAGACTTCAGAAACCTTTGGAGGAAGAAATACTGCTGTAAGACAAAAAGCTGATTCGCAAAATCCATTAGAGGCAATTAGGAGTAATGTGAATGCTTACCGCCCAGAGTTATTAAAGCAAGGATATTCTAACAAAGATATAGATCTTGTAATTCAAGACCTATCAGTTCCCTTTAAATCAATTGTACCACTTAAATAA
- a CDS encoding ankyrin repeat domain-containing protein: MKSIDIDKNLSTEQISQIKEAISKDKSLLHQTDVDKRSLLQLATVNDYIDLAEFLIDKGIDVNHQDVLKSTALHYCAEYNRYEIAKKILNHGGDLNLADKYGNQPLWTAAFNDKGYSNRIKISELFLNSGADKRHKNNANRSPDDIASRYKGLSELFANYN, translated from the coding sequence ATGAAAAGTATAGATATTGATAAAAATTTATCCACTGAACAAATAAGTCAAATAAAAGAGGCTATCTCAAAGGACAAATCACTACTTCATCAAACGGATGTGGACAAGCGTAGTTTACTGCAACTTGCTACAGTGAACGATTATATTGATTTGGCTGAATTTCTTATAGACAAAGGTATTGATGTAAATCACCAAGACGTTCTAAAAAGTACAGCTTTACATTATTGTGCGGAATATAATCGTTATGAGATTGCTAAAAAAATACTTAATCATGGCGGTGATTTGAATTTGGCTGATAAATATGGTAATCAACCTTTATGGACAGCTGCATTTAACGACAAGGGGTATAGCAACAGAATAAAAATAAGCGAACTTTTTCTGAACTCTGGCGCCGATAAAAGACACAAAAACAACGCTAATCGAAGTCCAGATGACATAGCCTCTAGATATAAAGGGTTATCGGAATTATTTGCAAATTATAATTGA
- a CDS encoding gliding motility-associated C-terminal domain-containing protein, with protein sequence MKIRFIFLSTLFLFSKAFAGSGETYTDWLMSQLKKTLNNRQLTFDFSFFSPTISSLSTITYPTPIKRSYEKDMTNNPPTVNAGPNITLLLGGSAKTKAIATSSSPASYTWSPSSYLNNSHVLNTTVTPAQTTTYTLTVGDNQGNLASSQMTVTVYNSPPSIPNTFTPNGDHINDVWTIAYLNTLPNCTVEVHNRDGQTVFTSTGYSVPWDGGGLPVGTYYYVINLNNGQPTLSGSITIIR encoded by the coding sequence ATGAAAATACGTTTTATCTTTTTATCGACCTTGTTTCTTTTTTCAAAGGCTTTTGCGGGTTCAGGAGAAACTTATACTGATTGGTTGATGTCGCAGTTAAAAAAAACATTAAACAATAGGCAATTGACTTTCGACTTTAGTTTTTTCTCACCAACGATATCTTCGCTTAGTACAATAACTTATCCGACGCCCATAAAAAGGAGCTATGAAAAGGACATGACAAATAACCCGCCAACCGTAAATGCAGGGCCGAATATAACATTACTATTAGGGGGGAGTGCTAAAACTAAAGCTATTGCAACATCTTCAAGTCCGGCATCCTATACATGGAGCCCCAGCAGCTATCTAAATAATTCGCATGTGTTAAATACTACAGTTACACCAGCGCAAACCACAACCTATACCTTAACCGTTGGAGATAACCAGGGTAATTTAGCATCAAGCCAGATGACAGTGACCGTTTACAATAGTCCACCTTCTATCCCCAATACATTTACACCCAATGGAGATCATATTAATGACGTTTGGACCATAGCCTATCTTAATACTTTACCTAATTGTACGGTGGAAGTACATAACCGTGATGGCCAAACAGTATTTACATCTACCGGTTACTCTGTTCCATGGGATGGGGGAGGGTTGCCGGTTGGTACATATTATTATGTGATTAATCTTAATAATGGGCAGCCTACACTAAGCGGTAGTATCACCATAATAAGGTAA
- a CDS encoding RHS repeat domain-containing protein: protein MNQRYGFALGYDDYHNYEVQLLTSPQAILCNKPPFHSIAQDLYGCLEAQVITASQNGINDYQAYIEGEKTNFRQSYVNTCSAAQATASLRTQSQVYHYTLYYYDQADNLVRTVPPEGVHPLTGPALVQVSYNRNTATTGTCGYNSRAKINDRATMLDQLSSILGSTGPVAIEMWLYNPTSGISQFTEVSSDQKWLFSVAIQGTTVALDIYPITISTNPVMATFNAGSKHYRATIQPSVLPLSSWTHVIIQGANGLAYGTSPQIFINGMWTVIQASNTPMASWSLTATSSGIQLPDIYPTLKHIRFYHQVFSQPVLTIMATNNCFAPRIDSDLNNIWVRFNLPSPGGPTTTGPGSVEEIRTADVYPNHTLPTSYIYNSTNQVTKQWSPDGGTNRFWYDLLSRLTVSQNDKQNPAKKYSYTLYDTLGRITEVGEKRTDSTLAVTTINNNPIPDYVASPANFLASGSNRQITKTYYDTPAPATGGIASLPEQDNLRKRVSASTYTEAQGSPVQSATYYNYDLDGNVKTLWQQISGLGLKRVDYEYDLVSGKVNFVGYQQNKADQFYYWYQYDADNRLTDAWSGTQAILNRYTGSQLLYDNKKQDAHYEYYLHGPLARLELGDQYGKVQGIDYAYTLQGWLKGVNGQQLNPQTEMSADGYTGHSDNGTIARDAYGYALGYYRGDYRPIGGTAYTAFNLPYQNQTGDITGQNLYNGNISNSTLAISALNSGAAVGYTYHYDQLNRLKNTRQHNGISGTSWNRNSITANYAEDLSYDANGNIQTVNRNGNAGNMDNLLYLYNKDVNGYLSNNQLTRVYDAASDGAYTDDLKNQTDNYNYRYDAIGNLIHDTQAGIDSIKWTVYGKIQSIYKSTNNISYTYNPGGQRISKTGGNKTTWYVRDAQGNTLALYDSLTTTGSSTMWREQHLYGSSRLGLWTPNINANQGSSIAVWDTLGRKFYELNNHLGNVLATLTDRRVQQDNGNVASPDYLADVATAQDYYPFGSLMPGRQYTANGLNYRYGFNGKENDNEVKGQGNQQDYGMRIYDPRVGRFLSVDPLREAYPWYTPYQYAGNQPIWSIDLDGAEEKKATDWEAFTYPKFKKLATANDVWKQTQNKFPRSTPQVQYLQFKYRLGRIFEAAVLASLDREKNTKRYYPDPLDRSSSVIPDAVTESATQEVRRNSRGEDAHITFVWKEGAFIDAKTSESNIIDNSEQLKGFVNILANQNNVALQIDDSFLERFFGVGKEINKSAAKSKAAFLHIITPANTKIDPQLVKFAEQKGVRVFQSETEIKDDMIRISSTKELTTNKKPIQTESIQRQGYGNETKLNFSIQ from the coding sequence ATGAACCAGCGCTACGGCTTTGCGCTGGGTTATGACGATTACCATAATTACGAAGTGCAGCTGCTTACCAGCCCGCAGGCTATATTATGCAATAAACCACCGTTCCATTCCATCGCGCAGGATCTGTACGGCTGCCTGGAGGCGCAGGTGATCACGGCTTCGCAAAACGGCATTAACGATTACCAGGCCTATATAGAAGGGGAGAAAACCAACTTCAGGCAAAGCTATGTCAATACGTGTTCGGCAGCGCAGGCCACAGCCAGCCTGCGTACGCAGAGCCAGGTTTACCACTACACGCTATATTATTACGACCAGGCTGATAACCTGGTGCGCACGGTGCCCCCCGAAGGCGTGCACCCGCTTACCGGGCCAGCCCTTGTACAAGTGAGCTACAACCGGAATACAGCCACTACGGGCACCTGCGGTTACAACAGCCGGGCAAAAATTAACGACCGGGCTACGATGCTTGATCAGTTGAGCAGTATCCTGGGCAGCACGGGCCCTGTAGCTATCGAAATGTGGTTATATAACCCAACCTCAGGCATCAGCCAGTTTACCGAAGTATCTTCGGATCAAAAATGGCTGTTCAGCGTGGCTATCCAGGGAACTACGGTTGCATTGGATATCTACCCCATTACGATAAGTACTAACCCTGTAATGGCCACTTTTAACGCGGGGAGCAAACATTACCGCGCCACCATACAGCCTTCGGTGCTGCCGCTGAGCTCCTGGACTCATGTTATAATTCAAGGGGCTAACGGCCTTGCCTATGGAACAAGCCCGCAAATATTTATTAACGGCATGTGGACAGTGATACAGGCCAGTAACACTCCGATGGCGTCATGGAGCCTGACAGCCACCAGCAGCGGTATCCAACTGCCGGATATTTATCCAACCCTGAAGCATATCCGTTTTTACCATCAGGTATTCAGCCAGCCCGTATTAACGATCATGGCTACCAACAACTGCTTCGCACCTCGGATAGACAGTGATCTTAATAACATTTGGGTGCGCTTTAACCTGCCCAGCCCGGGCGGCCCTACCACTACCGGCCCGGGCAGTGTGGAAGAAATCCGCACGGCGGACGTTTACCCCAACCATACTTTGCCGACGAGCTACATCTACAACAGCACCAACCAGGTAACGAAGCAGTGGAGCCCCGACGGGGGGACGAACCGTTTCTGGTACGACCTGCTGAGCAGGCTGACCGTATCGCAAAACGACAAACAGAACCCGGCTAAAAAATACAGCTATACGCTGTACGATACCCTTGGCAGGATCACCGAAGTTGGCGAAAAACGGACGGACAGCACGCTGGCCGTCACAACGATCAACAATAACCCGATTCCCGACTATGTAGCAAGCCCTGCAAACTTCTTAGCTTCGGGCAGTAACCGCCAGATCACGAAAACGTATTACGATACCCCGGCGCCGGCTACAGGGGGCATCGCCTCACTGCCGGAGCAGGATAACCTGCGCAAGCGGGTATCGGCGAGTACGTATACCGAGGCGCAGGGCAGCCCCGTGCAAAGCGCCACCTATTATAATTACGACCTGGACGGAAACGTGAAAACACTGTGGCAGCAAATCAGCGGCCTGGGCCTGAAACGGGTTGACTACGAGTATGACCTGGTGAGCGGCAAGGTGAACTTTGTAGGCTACCAGCAAAATAAGGCCGACCAGTTTTATTACTGGTACCAATACGATGCCGACAACCGGCTTACGGATGCCTGGAGCGGCACGCAGGCGATATTGAACCGTTACACAGGCAGCCAGCTGCTGTACGATAATAAAAAGCAGGACGCGCATTACGAATACTACCTGCACGGCCCGCTGGCGCGGCTGGAACTGGGCGACCAGTATGGCAAGGTACAGGGTATAGACTATGCCTATACGCTGCAAGGCTGGCTGAAAGGCGTAAACGGGCAGCAGCTAAACCCGCAAACCGAGATGAGCGCCGACGGCTATACAGGACACAGCGATAACGGCACCATAGCACGCGACGCCTACGGCTACGCGCTGGGCTATTACCGCGGCGACTACCGCCCTATAGGGGGGACAGCCTATACGGCCTTTAACCTTCCATACCAAAACCAAACAGGCGATATCACAGGCCAGAACTTGTACAACGGCAATATCAGCAACAGCACTTTGGCCATCAGCGCGCTCAACAGCGGCGCAGCGGTAGGGTATACCTACCATTACGACCAGTTGAACCGGCTGAAAAATACAAGGCAGCATAACGGCATCAGCGGAACAAGCTGGAACCGGAACAGCATCACGGCCAATTACGCCGAAGACCTGAGCTATGACGCCAATGGCAACATCCAGACGGTTAACCGCAACGGCAACGCGGGCAATATGGATAACCTCCTTTATCTTTACAATAAAGATGTCAATGGGTATCTCAGCAATAACCAGCTCACCAGGGTATACGACGCGGCCAGTGACGGGGCTTATACGGACGACCTGAAAAACCAAACGGACAATTACAATTACCGTTATGACGCGATCGGCAACCTGATCCACGACACCCAGGCGGGGATCGACAGCATTAAGTGGACGGTATACGGCAAGATACAAAGCATCTATAAAAGCACCAATAACATCAGCTATACGTATAACCCTGGTGGCCAGCGGATCAGTAAAACGGGAGGCAATAAAACCACGTGGTACGTGCGCGATGCCCAGGGCAATACGCTGGCGCTGTACGATAGCCTGACTACCACGGGCAGCAGCACGATGTGGCGCGAGCAGCACCTTTACGGCAGCAGCCGTTTGGGCTTGTGGACACCGAATATCAACGCGAACCAGGGCAGCTCGATAGCGGTATGGGACACCCTTGGCAGGAAGTTCTATGAGTTGAATAATCATTTAGGCAACGTACTGGCCACACTGACTGACAGGCGGGTACAGCAGGACAACGGGAATGTGGCCAGCCCGGATTATCTGGCGGATGTGGCTACGGCTCAGGATTATTACCCCTTTGGCAGTTTGATGCCGGGGAGGCAGTACACGGCTAACGGCTTAAATTATCGGTATGGATTTAACGGTAAAGAAAACGATAATGAGGTAAAGGGACAGGGCAACCAGCAGGATTATGGGATGCGGATTTATGATCCGAGGGTGGGGAGGTTCTTGAGCGTAGATCCGTTGAGAGAAGCTTATCCTTGGTATACGCCATATCAGTATGCTGGAAATCAACCAATTTGGTCGATAGATCTAGATGGAGCAGAAGAGAAAAAGGCAACAGATTGGGAAGCCTTTACATATCCAAAGTTTAAAAAATTAGCAACGGCAAATGATGTTTGGAAACAGACGCAAAATAAATTTCCACGATCAACTCCTCAAGTTCAATATTTACAGTTCAAATATCGGTTAGGCCGAATTTTTGAAGCTGCGGTCCTTGCAAGTTTAGATCGCGAAAAAAACACTAAGCGATATTATCCCGACCCACTTGATCGAAGCTCATCTGTCATTCCAGATGCAGTAACAGAGTCTGCGACGCAGGAGGTGAGGAGAAATTCTCGTGGAGAGGATGCGCATATAACATTTGTTTGGAAAGAAGGTGCTTTCATTGATGCGAAAACTTCAGAATCAAATATTATAGATAATAGTGAACAATTAAAGGGATTTGTAAACATCCTTGCGAATCAAAACAACGTTGCATTACAAATAGACGATAGTTTTCTTGAAAGATTTTTTGGGGTTGGGAAAGAAATTAATAAAAGCGCAGCAAAATCCAAAGCAGCGTTTTTACATATTATAACTCCGGCAAACACAAAAATTGATCCTCAACTTGTTAAATTTGCTGAGCAAAAAGGGGTTAGGGTTTTTCAATCTGAGACCGAAATAAAAGATGATATGATTCGAATAAGTAGCACTAAAGAACTTACTACCAATAAAAAGCCTATTCAAACAGAAAGTATCCAAAGACAAGGGTATGGCAATGAAACAAAACTAAATTTTAGTATTCAATGA